One genomic region from Bacillus aquiflavi encodes:
- the pdxS gene encoding pyridoxal 5'-phosphate synthase lyase subunit PdxS: MMKIGTERVKRGMAEMQKGGVIMDVINSEQAKIAEEAGAVAVMALERVPADIRAAGGVARMADPRIVEEVMNAVTIPVMAKARIGHIVEARVLEAMGVDYIDESEVLTPADEEFHLNKNDYTVPFVCGCRDLGEAARRIGEGASMLRTKGEPGTGNIVEAVRHIKKVNSQVRKVVAMNEDELMTEAKLLGAPYEILLEVKRLGKLPVVNFAAGGVATPADAALMMQLGADGVFVGSGIFKSDNPAKFAKAIVEATTHYQDYELIAHLSKGLGSAMKGIEISSLAPEDRMQDRGW; encoded by the coding sequence ATTATGAAAATAGGTACAGAAAGAGTTAAACGCGGCATGGCAGAAATGCAAAAGGGCGGCGTAATTATGGATGTTATTAATAGTGAGCAAGCTAAAATAGCTGAGGAAGCAGGTGCCGTTGCAGTAATGGCTCTTGAACGAGTGCCAGCCGATATACGTGCTGCTGGAGGAGTTGCTAGAATGGCAGATCCTCGAATTGTAGAAGAGGTAATGAATGCAGTAACGATTCCTGTTATGGCTAAGGCACGGATCGGGCACATTGTAGAAGCTCGAGTTTTAGAAGCAATGGGTGTTGATTATATTGATGAAAGTGAAGTGTTAACACCAGCGGATGAAGAATTCCATTTAAATAAAAATGATTACACAGTTCCATTTGTTTGCGGTTGTCGTGATCTAGGTGAAGCAGCTCGTAGAATCGGTGAAGGTGCTTCAATGCTTAGAACAAAAGGAGAGCCTGGAACTGGAAATATTGTAGAAGCTGTTCGCCATATTAAAAAAGTTAACTCTCAAGTTCGTAAAGTTGTAGCAATGAATGAAGATGAGCTTATGACTGAGGCTAAATTGTTAGGTGCTCCTTATGAAATTTTACTTGAAGTAAAACGTCTTGGAAAGCTTCCTGTTGTTAACTTTGCTGCCGGTGGAGTAGCTACTCCTGCTGATGCTGCTTTAATGATGCAGCTAGGTGCTGACGGAGTATTTGTTGGCTCAGGAATATTTAAATCAGATAACCCAGCTAAGTTTGCCAAAGCAATTGTAGAAGCCACTACGCATTATCAAGACTATGAATTAATTGCCCATCTTTCAAAAGGATTAGGATCCGCAATGAAAGGAATTGAAATATCCTCACTTGCACCAGAGGATCGTATGCAAGATCGAGGTTGGTAA
- a CDS encoding cyclic-di-AMP receptor: MKLILAVVQDQDSNRLLSALVEHHFQATKLASTGGFLKSGNTTFMIGTEDIRVEKALQIIKDNCQSRDQVVAPISPMGGNADSYIPYPVEVEVGGATVFVLPIEQFFQF; the protein is encoded by the coding sequence ATGAAGCTAATCTTAGCAGTAGTACAGGATCAGGATAGTAATCGTTTGTTAAGTGCGCTTGTTGAACACCATTTTCAAGCCACAAAGCTTGCAAGTACCGGTGGCTTTTTGAAATCTGGAAATACAACTTTTATGATTGGAACGGAAGATATTCGTGTAGAGAAGGCGTTACAAATTATTAAAGACAATTGTCAATCTCGCGATCAAGTAGTTGCACCTATTTCTCCTATGGGAGGAAATGCTGATTCCTATATACCTTATCCAGTAGAAGTTGAAGTTGGCGGTGCAACTGTATTTGTGTTACCTATTGAACAGTTTTTTCAGTTCTAG
- the dnaX gene encoding DNA polymerase III subunit gamma/tau — protein MSYQALYRVWRPQQFLDVVGQEHVTKTLQNALVQRKISHAYLFSGPRGTGKTTAAKIFAKAVNCEKAPANEPCNECEICRGITNGSIPDVIEIDAASNNGVDEIRDIREKVKYAPNIAKYKVYIIDEVHMLSPGAYNALLKTLEEPPEHVIFILATTEPHKIPLTVISRCQRFDFKRITAQAIVERMKTIVDETGVTYEENALPVIARAAEGGMRDALSLLDQAISYSDDIVTVEDALTVTGSVSQSLLNKLAKAVNNKDAAGGLEAVEELLFLGKDPTHFIEDFILFYRDMLLYKTAPSLEESLERVMLDEEFRLLADEIATSKIYEVINILNKAQQEMKWTNHPRIFLEVAIVKLCNLESKEETMHSLEVEKLFQRIEQLEKQLKEMQSSNITVQQETTTPQKKVQRSVRKGYQAPVGKINKILNDATKQDLNTIKRRWGETLQLLVNNQMRSQAALLNEAEPVAASSFAFIVKFKYDIHCQMAMENSRFLETISMSLQELIGKKMEMVGIPEKQWGKVRSEFFANQRQDQTEHSEEEEPLIAEAKKLFGPDLIEIKD, from the coding sequence TTGAGTTATCAAGCTTTATATCGCGTGTGGCGCCCTCAACAGTTTCTTGATGTTGTTGGGCAAGAGCATGTAACAAAGACATTGCAAAACGCCCTAGTTCAACGAAAGATCTCCCATGCTTATTTATTCTCTGGACCAAGGGGGACAGGAAAGACAACTGCAGCGAAAATTTTTGCAAAAGCGGTTAACTGTGAGAAAGCCCCAGCTAATGAACCTTGCAACGAATGTGAAATTTGTCGGGGGATTACGAACGGTTCGATACCTGATGTGATTGAAATTGACGCAGCATCTAATAATGGGGTAGATGAGATACGTGACATTCGTGAAAAGGTAAAATATGCTCCGAACATTGCAAAATACAAAGTCTATATTATTGATGAAGTGCATATGCTTTCTCCGGGTGCATACAATGCATTATTAAAAACTCTTGAGGAACCTCCAGAGCACGTTATATTTATTTTAGCAACAACAGAGCCACATAAAATCCCATTAACCGTTATTTCCCGTTGTCAACGCTTTGACTTTAAACGTATTACAGCTCAAGCAATTGTCGAGCGTATGAAAACGATTGTTGATGAAACAGGAGTTACATATGAGGAAAATGCCCTTCCAGTTATCGCAAGAGCAGCTGAGGGTGGAATGCGTGACGCATTAAGCCTTCTTGATCAAGCAATTTCATATAGCGATGATATTGTAACAGTTGAAGATGCTCTTACAGTAACTGGCTCCGTATCGCAAAGTTTATTAAATAAACTAGCGAAGGCCGTAAATAATAAAGACGCTGCTGGCGGTTTAGAAGCTGTAGAAGAATTATTGTTTCTTGGAAAGGATCCAACTCATTTTATTGAAGATTTTATCTTATTTTATCGGGATATGTTATTATATAAAACAGCACCATCGCTAGAGGAATCGTTAGAGAGAGTTATGCTTGACGAAGAGTTTAGGCTTTTAGCTGATGAAATAGCAACAAGCAAAATTTATGAAGTTATCAATATTTTAAATAAAGCACAGCAAGAAATGAAATGGACAAATCATCCGCGGATTTTCCTAGAAGTTGCTATCGTAAAGCTATGCAATCTTGAATCCAAAGAAGAAACGATGCATTCGCTAGAAGTTGAAAAACTCTTTCAAAGAATTGAACAACTTGAAAAGCAATTAAAAGAAATGCAAAGCTCAAATATAACTGTGCAGCAAGAAACAACGACACCGCAAAAGAAAGTTCAACGAAGCGTGCGTAAAGGTTATCAAGCGCCGGTTGGTAAAATAAATAAGATCTTAAATGACGCAACGAAACAAGATCTTAATACGATTAAACGTCGCTGGGGTGAAACGCTGCAGTTGCTCGTAAACAATCAAATGAGATCTCAAGCAGCGTTATTAAATGAAGCAGAACCAGTAGCTGCCTCATCATTCGCCTTTATTGTAAAGTTTAAATACGATATACATTGCCAAATGGCAATGGAAAACAGCCGTTTTTTAGAGACAATCTCTATGTCTTTACAAGAGTTAATCGGAAAAAAAATGGAGATGGTCGGAATTCCCGAAAAACAGTGGGGGAAAGTTCGTTCAGAATTTTTTGCTAACCAACGCCAAGATCAAACGGAACATTCAGAAGAAGAAGAACCGCTTATTGCTGAGGCGAAGAAACTGTTTGGGCCAGATCTTATCGAAATAAAGGACTAA
- a CDS encoding pro-sigmaK processing inhibitor BofA family protein, producing MKPIIIIPVLGGLILLLLLAGAPVKPLRLVGQSIVKLLIGALFLFFLNAVGNQFGLHVPINFITSAISGFLGLPGLFSLIAIQMWVL from the coding sequence TTGAAGCCAATTATTATAATACCGGTTTTAGGTGGTTTAATTTTGCTACTTTTACTTGCAGGAGCCCCAGTTAAACCACTTCGTTTAGTTGGACAAAGTATTGTGAAGCTTTTGATAGGTGCACTTTTTTTATTTTTCTTAAACGCAGTTGGAAATCAATTTGGCTTACATGTTCCAATAAACTTTATTACTTCAGCAATTTCTGGATTTTTAGGCTTACCAGGACTCTTTTCATTAATTGCCATACAAATGTGGGTTTTATAA
- a CDS encoding aminotransferase class I/II-fold pyridoxal phosphate-dependent enzyme produces the protein MQKKTPLYDALIRHMKRNPVSFHVPGHKYGKVFPRNMYEQFSSILSIDATELTGLDDLHAPHGVIKEAESLLAKLYKADRSFFLVNGTTVGNLAMIMAVCQPGDLVLVQRNCHKSILNGLKLANVRPLFLEPQFNPQWKIAEGVSYETVENAIKLYPNVKALILTYPNYYGVTMDLKEIIKKAHQFNIPVLVDEAHGAHFILGEPFPSSAVELGADIVVQSAHKTLPALTMGSYLHVNKGLVSILAVKEHLEMFQSSSPSYPIMSSLDIARSYLGTFDMLDIQTLLRGIEAFKEELTRIPAIKVLSFSKHVGDALKITIQSTTNTTGFELQQRFENEGIFTELADPYNVLLVYPLLKKKATYPTEDVINKMKYAVKDLKGDKINITQLYSSYRKQVSGLVVQYDKMQTLKKQLVSFNDAIGKIAAEMIIPYPPGIPLLLEGEEITRDHLEELKLLKQSGARFQGGLFLNNGQINVFAL, from the coding sequence ATGCAAAAAAAAACACCGTTATATGATGCACTTATTAGACATATGAAACGTAATCCAGTTTCATTTCATGTTCCAGGACATAAGTACGGAAAGGTGTTTCCTAGAAATATGTATGAGCAGTTTAGTTCCATTTTATCCATTGATGCAACGGAATTAACAGGACTAGATGATCTCCATGCGCCTCACGGAGTGATTAAAGAAGCAGAATCATTGTTGGCTAAATTGTATAAGGCGGACAGGAGTTTTTTTCTTGTTAACGGCACTACAGTTGGTAATTTAGCAATGATTATGGCAGTTTGTCAGCCCGGAGATCTTGTTTTAGTGCAACGAAATTGTCATAAATCTATTTTAAATGGGCTAAAGCTAGCAAATGTAAGACCTCTTTTTTTAGAACCGCAGTTTAATCCACAATGGAAAATAGCTGAAGGAGTATCATATGAAACCGTCGAAAATGCTATTAAATTATACCCGAATGTAAAAGCACTTATTTTAACGTATCCGAATTATTATGGAGTGACTATGGACTTAAAAGAGATCATTAAGAAAGCTCACCAGTTTAACATTCCGGTATTAGTTGATGAAGCTCATGGAGCGCATTTTATTCTTGGTGAACCATTCCCTTCTTCAGCAGTAGAGCTTGGTGCAGACATTGTTGTGCAATCAGCGCATAAAACTTTACCAGCACTGACAATGGGTTCCTATCTTCATGTAAATAAAGGTCTTGTTTCAATACTGGCAGTAAAAGAACATTTGGAAATGTTTCAGTCAAGCAGTCCTTCATATCCAATTATGAGTTCATTAGATATTGCCCGAAGTTATTTAGGAACATTTGATATGTTAGATATACAAACGTTATTAAGGGGAATTGAAGCGTTTAAGGAGGAATTGACTCGAATCCCAGCTATCAAAGTACTGTCATTTTCAAAGCACGTTGGTGATGCATTAAAAATAACCATTCAATCTACAACGAATACAACTGGATTTGAATTACAGCAACGCTTTGAAAATGAAGGAATTTTTACAGAGTTAGCAGATCCTTATAACGTTCTCCTTGTTTATCCATTACTCAAAAAAAAGGCAACTTATCCTACAGAAGATGTGATAAACAAAATGAAGTATGCTGTAAAAGATTTAAAAGGTGATAAAATAAATATAACGCAACTTTATTCTAGCTATAGAAAGCAAGTAAGCGGATTAGTTGTTCAATACGATAAAATGCAAACTTTAAAGAAACAGCTTGTTTCATTTAATGATGCGATAGGAAAAATAGCGGCTGAGATGATTATTCCATATCCGCCCGGAATACCACTTCTTTTAGAAGGCGAAGAGATTACAAGAGATCATCTTGAAGAATTAAAACTTTTAAAGCAATCTGGGGCAAGATTTCAAGGAGGATTATTTTTAAACAACGGGCAAATTAATGTCTTTGCTTTATGA
- a CDS encoding YbaB/EbfC family nucleoid-associated protein, with protein sequence MMRGMGNMQGMMKQMQKMQKKMQKAQEELGEKEIEGTAGGGMVTVVVTGHKQVVDVKINPEAVDPDDVEMLQDLVLAAINDALKKADDLTNDTMGQFTKGMNLPGMF encoded by the coding sequence ATGATGCGTGGTATGGGAAATATGCAAGGTATGATGAAGCAAATGCAAAAAATGCAAAAGAAAATGCAAAAGGCGCAAGAAGAACTAGGAGAAAAGGAAATCGAAGGAACAGCTGGCGGTGGCATGGTGACAGTTGTTGTTACTGGTCATAAACAAGTGGTTGACGTAAAAATAAACCCGGAAGCTGTAGATCCTGATGATGTAGAAATGCTTCAAGATTTAGTATTGGCTGCTATAAACGATGCATTGAAAAAAGCAGACGACTTAACAAATGATACAATGGGTCAATTTACTAAGGGAATGAACCTTCCAGGAATGTTTTAG
- the holB gene encoding DNA polymerase III subunit delta', with the protein MVKTWEQLEEMQPNVLKMLKNSIVKGRVAHAYLFEGMRGTGKREASLLLAKILFCENRQKDVKPCESCVNCKRINSGNHPDVHIVEPEGQSIKKEQIRLLQEEFSKTGLESRKKLYTIVHADKMTINAANSLLKFLEEPHSDTVAILLTEQVQKILPTIHSRCQIVSFKPLVPEILQNKLISNGVHPSKALLLAHLTNNFEEALSLSKDEWFAQAQKIVLKLYEELKKKPLEAMVMLQVDWNSHFKEKEQLDQGLNLLLLVYKDILNIQLGKFDHVVYQDYKHRFEQHALQTTGLRLAEQMTAILEAKRKLQANVNLQLLMEQLVIKLQEGSSFV; encoded by the coding sequence GTGGTTAAAACGTGGGAACAGCTTGAAGAAATGCAGCCAAATGTATTAAAAATGTTAAAAAACAGCATTGTAAAGGGACGAGTAGCTCATGCGTATTTATTCGAAGGAATGCGTGGCACTGGAAAAAGAGAAGCAAGTTTATTGTTGGCAAAAATTCTTTTTTGTGAAAATAGACAAAAAGACGTGAAGCCTTGTGAAAGCTGTGTTAATTGCAAAAGAATAAACAGTGGAAATCATCCTGATGTTCATATAGTAGAGCCAGAGGGTCAGTCAATTAAAAAGGAACAAATTAGATTATTACAGGAGGAGTTCTCAAAAACAGGATTAGAATCGAGAAAAAAGTTATATACGATAGTTCATGCTGACAAGATGACAATAAATGCTGCTAACAGTTTATTAAAATTCCTCGAAGAGCCTCATTCTGATACGGTTGCCATTTTATTAACAGAACAAGTTCAAAAAATATTGCCAACGATTCATTCGCGTTGTCAGATAGTATCTTTCAAACCATTAGTACCTGAAATTTTACAAAATAAGCTTATTTCAAACGGGGTTCACCCCTCAAAAGCTTTGTTGCTTGCTCATCTTACTAATAATTTTGAAGAAGCTCTTTCTCTAAGTAAGGATGAATGGTTTGCACAAGCTCAAAAAATAGTGTTAAAATTATATGAAGAACTAAAGAAAAAGCCTTTAGAAGCAATGGTTATGCTTCAAGTTGATTGGAATAGTCACTTTAAAGAAAAGGAGCAGCTTGATCAAGGGTTAAACTTGTTACTCCTCGTTTATAAAGATATATTAAATATCCAGCTTGGAAAGTTTGATCATGTTGTTTATCAAGATTATAAACATCGTTTTGAACAGCATGCCTTGCAAACAACCGGATTACGCCTTGCTGAACAGATGACGGCCATTCTCGAGGCAAAAAGAAAGTTACAGGCAAATGTGAATTTGCAACTGTTAATGGAACAGCTTGTGATAAAATTGCAGGAGGGATCTTCATTTGTATAA
- the tadA gene encoding tRNA adenosine(34) deaminase TadA, whose protein sequence is MKRDEDFMKVAIEEAKKAAKLGEVPIGAVIVLDGEIIAKAHNLRESTQSAVTHAELLAIDKACRKMGTWRLEKAILYVTLEPCPMCSGAIILSRIERVVFGAFDPKAGCAGTFMNLLEDKRFNHQSEVISGVLKEECSELLSTIFFKNIREEKKQRKKANLVKNSTNDNE, encoded by the coding sequence ATGAAACGCGATGAAGATTTTATGAAAGTTGCGATAGAAGAAGCAAAAAAAGCGGCAAAACTAGGAGAAGTTCCTATTGGGGCTGTGATTGTTCTTGATGGAGAGATCATTGCAAAGGCTCATAACTTGCGGGAAAGTACGCAAAGTGCGGTCACTCATGCAGAATTATTAGCGATCGACAAGGCTTGTCGAAAAATGGGTACGTGGCGCTTAGAAAAGGCGATATTATACGTAACGTTAGAGCCGTGTCCAATGTGTTCCGGAGCAATTATTTTATCACGGATTGAACGTGTTGTCTTTGGCGCTTTCGATCCAAAGGCTGGTTGTGCAGGAACGTTTATGAATTTATTAGAAGATAAACGTTTTAATCATCAAAGTGAAGTTATTAGCGGCGTGTTGAAAGAAGAGTGCAGTGAATTATTATCTACTATTTTTTTTAAAAATATTCGTGAAGAAAAAAAGCAAAGAAAAAAGGCCAATTTGGTTAAAAATTCAACAAATGACAATGAATAA
- the serS gene encoding serine--tRNA ligase: MLDLKYLRANFSEIKEILQYRGEDLTDLDKFEELDQKRRELIIESEKLKSKRNEVSQKIAVLKGEKKDADHIIKEMREVGEQIKALDDQLRNVEEMLDQLLLSIPNIPHKSVPIGETEDDNVAIRKWGKIRQFDFEAKPHWEIANQLEILDFERASKVTGSRFVFYKGLGARLERALINFMLDLHVDEHGYQEVLPPYLVNRASMTGTGQLPKFEEDSFLVESEDYFLIPTAEVPVTNLHRDEIMNGEDLPINYVAFSACFRSEAGSAGRDTRGLIRQHQFNKVELVKFVKPEDSYEELEKLTGNAEKVLQLLELPYRVMSMCTGDLGFTAAKKYDLEVWLPSYNTYREISSCSNFEAFQARRANIRFRRDQKAKLEHVHTLNGSGLAIGRTVSAILENYQQADGSVVIPDVLRPYMGNKAVIK; encoded by the coding sequence ATGCTTGATTTAAAATATTTAAGAGCAAACTTCTCAGAAATTAAGGAGATATTGCAGTATCGCGGAGAAGATTTAACTGATTTAGACAAGTTTGAGGAATTAGATCAAAAACGTCGGGAGTTAATTATTGAGAGTGAAAAATTAAAAAGCAAACGGAATGAAGTTTCCCAAAAGATTGCCGTATTAAAAGGGGAGAAGAAAGATGCAGATCATATTATTAAAGAAATGCGTGAAGTTGGTGAGCAAATAAAAGCATTGGATGACCAACTTCGAAATGTAGAGGAAATGTTAGATCAGCTTTTATTAAGCATTCCAAATATTCCTCATAAAAGTGTACCGATTGGGGAAACTGAAGATGATAATGTTGCAATTCGTAAATGGGGTAAAATTCGTCAATTTGATTTTGAAGCTAAACCTCACTGGGAAATTGCTAATCAGCTAGAAATTTTAGATTTTGAACGTGCATCAAAAGTAACAGGAAGTCGCTTTGTTTTTTATAAAGGTCTCGGTGCACGACTAGAACGCGCGTTAATTAATTTTATGCTAGATCTCCATGTTGATGAGCATGGTTATCAGGAAGTGCTGCCACCATACTTAGTAAACCGTGCAAGTATGACAGGAACAGGACAGCTCCCCAAATTTGAAGAAGATTCATTTTTAGTTGAAAGCGAAGATTATTTTTTAATCCCGACAGCAGAAGTTCCTGTAACAAATTTGCATCGAGATGAAATAATGAACGGGGAAGATTTACCAATAAATTATGTTGCTTTCAGTGCCTGCTTCCGTTCTGAGGCAGGTTCTGCAGGCCGAGATACTCGAGGGTTGATCCGCCAGCACCAATTTAATAAAGTGGAGTTGGTTAAATTTGTAAAACCAGAAGATTCTTATGAAGAGTTAGAAAAACTTACAGGAAATGCGGAAAAAGTGTTACAATTGTTAGAGCTTCCTTATCGGGTAATGAGTATGTGTACAGGAGATTTAGGATTTACTGCAGCAAAAAAATATGATCTTGAAGTATGGCTCCCTAGCTATAATACGTATCGAGAAATTTCTTCTTGCAGTAACTTTGAAGCATTCCAAGCAAGACGTGCAAATATTCGTTTTCGCCGTGATCAAAAAGCAAAGCTTGAGCATGTGCATACATTAAATGGTTCTGGTTTAGCGATTGGCAGAACAGTTTCAGCTATTTTAGAAAATTATCAGCAAGCTGATGGAAGTGTTGTTATACCAGACGTATTACGACCTTATATGGGGAACAAAGCAGTTATTAAATAA
- the recR gene encoding recombination mediator RecR, translating into MHYPEPISKLIDSFMKLPGIGPKTAARLAFFVLNMKEDTVLDFAKALVSAKRNLTYCSVCGHITDQEPCYICEDPRRDRSIICVVQDPKDVIAMEKMKEYNGLYHILHGAISPMDGIGPEDINIPDLLKRLQDETVKEVILATNPNIEGEATAMYISRLLKPTGICITRIAHGLPVGGDLEYADEVTLSKALEGRREV; encoded by the coding sequence ATGCACTATCCTGAACCAATATCAAAGCTTATAGATAGCTTTATGAAATTGCCAGGTATCGGTCCAAAAACGGCCGCACGTCTGGCTTTTTTTGTATTAAATATGAAGGAAGATACCGTTTTAGATTTTGCAAAGGCATTAGTAAGTGCAAAAAGAAATCTTACATATTGTTCTGTTTGTGGTCATATTACTGATCAAGAGCCATGTTATATATGTGAAGATCCACGTAGAGATCGAAGTATTATATGTGTAGTTCAAGATCCAAAAGATGTGATAGCAATGGAAAAAATGAAAGAATATAATGGGCTTTATCATATTCTTCACGGTGCTATTTCTCCAATGGATGGAATAGGGCCAGAGGATATTAATATTCCAGACTTGTTAAAACGACTGCAAGACGAAACAGTTAAAGAAGTTATTTTAGCGACTAATCCGAATATTGAAGGTGAAGCGACAGCCATGTATATATCACGACTATTAAAACCGACTGGTATTTGCATAACTAGAATTGCTCACGGACTGCCGGTTGGAGGAGATCTAGAATATGCAGATGAAGTTACTTTATCTAAGGCTCTCGAAGGAAGAAGAGAAGTTTAA
- the pdxT gene encoding pyridoxal 5'-phosphate synthase glutaminase subunit PdxT has product MKIGVLGLQGAVAEHIRAIEKLGVEAINIKKKEQLEEIDGLILPGGESTTMRRLIDQYDFMDSLKQFAQNKKPMFGTCAGLILLEKKVVGNEEPHIGVMNVTVERNSFGRQRESFEAELSILGVADHFNGVFIRAPHIVEVGENVEVLAKYNERIVAVREGPFLGCSFHPELTDDIRLIDYFISMVKEA; this is encoded by the coding sequence ATGAAAATAGGGGTACTTGGCTTACAAGGAGCAGTAGCAGAACATATTCGAGCGATTGAAAAATTAGGTGTTGAAGCTATTAATATAAAAAAGAAAGAACAACTTGAAGAAATTGATGGTCTTATTCTTCCTGGCGGAGAAAGTACAACGATGCGACGTTTAATTGATCAATATGATTTTATGGATTCATTAAAACAGTTTGCACAAAATAAAAAACCGATGTTTGGTACTTGTGCAGGTCTTATTTTGCTTGAAAAAAAAGTTGTTGGAAATGAAGAACCGCATATTGGCGTTATGAATGTGACGGTTGAACGTAATTCTTTCGGGCGGCAAAGGGAAAGTTTTGAAGCAGAACTATCCATTTTAGGAGTTGCGGATCATTTTAACGGTGTATTTATCCGTGCACCCCATATTGTCGAAGTTGGTGAGAATGTCGAGGTTCTCGCAAAATATAACGAACGTATCGTAGCAGTTCGAGAAGGTCCGTTTTTAGGTTGTTCATTTCATCCGGAATTAACAGATGATATTCGTTTAATAGATTATTTCATCTCAATGGTTAAAGAGGCGTAG
- a CDS encoding sigma factor G inhibitor Gin, protein MSSGLSEKNEETCIICNQVKTIGIHLYTSFICIECENDLIKTTTSDPKYKYYLNKLKKINTPQIFS, encoded by the coding sequence ATGAGTTCGGGCTTAAGTGAAAAAAATGAAGAAACATGTATTATATGTAATCAAGTTAAAACAATAGGAATACATTTATATACATCTTTTATTTGTATTGAGTGTGAAAATGATTTAATAAAGACAACGACTTCGGATCCAAAATACAAATATTATTTGAATAAGTTAAAGAAAATAAATACACCACAAATTTTTTCTTAA
- a CDS encoding group II intron maturase-specific domain-containing protein: MDIKELVKGLNRRLQGFKNYYQLSPMSKRWLNRIDWYVLQRF; encoded by the coding sequence ATGGACATAAAAGAATTGGTGAAGGGACTGAACCGAAGGTTACAAGGATTCAAGAATTACTACCAACTTTCTCCAATGTCCAAGAGGTGGTTGAATCGCATTGACTGGTATGTGTTACAACGTTTTTAA
- the tmk gene encoding dTMP kinase, whose amino-acid sequence MKKGIFITVEGPEGAGKTTIFRKLGEYLLEEGYQVLMTREPGGIAIAEQIREVILDKENTTMDARTEALLYAAARRQHLVEKVKPALESREIVLSDRFIDSSLAYQGYARGLGINEVLSINQFAIGDMMPDLTLYFDIEPEIGLERISLHKGREINRLDLEKLEFHKKVHEGYHILLNQFSERIVKIDASKAVEEVYNETKTILMNFIESHSLQIK is encoded by the coding sequence ATGAAAAAGGGGATTTTTATTACGGTTGAGGGCCCGGAAGGAGCCGGAAAAACAACAATTTTTCGTAAGCTGGGGGAATATCTTTTAGAGGAAGGCTATCAAGTATTAATGACTCGTGAGCCAGGTGGGATTGCGATTGCAGAGCAAATTCGCGAAGTCATATTAGACAAAGAAAATACGACTATGGATGCTAGAACAGAAGCATTATTATATGCTGCGGCAAGGCGCCAACATTTAGTTGAAAAGGTAAAGCCTGCATTAGAAAGTAGGGAAATTGTTTTGTCAGATCGGTTTATTGATAGTTCACTTGCTTATCAAGGCTATGCTAGAGGATTAGGGATTAATGAGGTTCTTTCAATTAATCAATTTGCAATTGGCGACATGATGCCAGACTTAACATTATACTTTGATATTGAACCGGAAATTGGTCTAGAAAGAATTAGCCTTCATAAAGGAAGAGAAATAAACCGTTTAGATTTAGAAAAACTTGAATTTCATAAAAAAGTTCACGAAGGTTATCATATTTTATTAAATCAATTTTCTGAACGAATCGTAAAAATTGATGCTTCAAAAGCAGTTGAAGAAGTATATAATGAAACAAAAACAATTTTAATGAACTTTATTGAAAGTCATTCTTTGCAAATAAAATAG